One Anthonomus grandis grandis chromosome 13, icAntGran1.3, whole genome shotgun sequence DNA segment encodes these proteins:
- the LOC126743755 gene encoding transcription factor sox-2-like, with protein MSDVNCAKESDNCHRQHIKRPMNAFMVWSRIRRKHISNDYPRLHNSEISKLLGAEWKMLTESEKMPFIDEAKRLRSQHMSDYPDYKYKPRRKTKEPNKELECSEAKKGPKYSDPLQVAINRTFYGTSDKAIPNQYTEAPYRPYSSPLPPFSETLSAHSTSMSNYQPKYDYAEIASAHTDSNILPEFNTSSHPLPSYNSLPGNVHHRALLRAASFYAYHDLASNNTLPVYFPQI; from the exons ATGAGTGATGTAAATTGTGCTAAAGAGAG tgataATTGTCACAGGCAGCACATCAAACGTCCCATGAATGCTTTTATGGTGTGGTCGAGGATACGCAGGAAGCACATCTCTAATGACTACCCTAGACTTCACAATTCGGAAATTTCCAAGTTGCTTGGAGCAGAATGGAAAATGTTAACAg aaagtgaaaaaatgccCTTCATAGACGAAGCGAAAAGACTAAGAAGCCAACACATGTCCGACTATCCAGACTACAAATACAAACCCAGAAGAAAAACCAAAGAACCTAACAAAGAGCTGGAATGTAGTGAAGCCAAAAAGGGTCCCAAGTACTCTGACCCTTTACAGGTTGCCATTAATAGAACTTTTTATGGAACTAGTG ATAAAGCTATACCAAATCAATATACAGAAGCACCTTATAGACCTTACAGCTCCCCCTTACCACCATTTTCTGAAACTTTATCAGCCCATTCAACATCCATGTCAAACTATCAACCCAAATAT GATTACGCTGAAATAGCTTCAGCACATACAGACAGCAACATTCTTCCAGAATTCAATACAAGCTCTCACCCACTGCCCTCATATAACTCGTTGCCAGGAAATGTACACCATAGAGCCCTACTAAGGGCAGCCTCTTTCTATGCTTATCACGACTTAGCTTCAAACAACACCTTACCTGTATATTTTccacaaatttaa